The genomic window AAAAAGACGTTCGCCCACGATACCTCATTCTTCCCTTCGGCCCCCCCTTTTCACTTCAAGTTTCATTTTCAGATTGCACAGAATTCTTGCAACTAACACATTAATTTCGCGTTCAGGACCTGGCGTAGACACTATCAGCTGTACCGGCATGGCTTCGTGCGCGAATATGGGAGGTTTGTATTCCATTATCACCCTAGTTATCACGCGACCGTGCACTAATGAGGAATTAGCTGAAATTGGAGCTACTACGTCTGTTTTCCCGTTTAACGACCGAATGTACGACTACCTCGCCGCTACCAAACGCAAAGACATTGGCGACTTTGCGCGTGGGTATGCGTCAGAGCTGCGTGCTGATGAAGGCGCCGAATATGATCAACTTATCGAACTCAATTTGTCAGAACTTGAGCCTCACATCAACGGTCCTTTTACTCCTGATTTGGGCACCCCGATCTCAAAATTCAGCCAAGCTGTGAAGGAGAATGGCTGGCCAGAAGAGCTCAAGGTCGGCTTGATTGGCTCCTGCACCAATTCATCATACGAGGACATGTCCCGCGCAGCGTCTATTGCACGAGATGCGTTGGACCACGGCTTGAAAGCCAAGGCCGCCTTTACTGTAACTCCAGGATCTGAACAGATCCGCGCTACTATTGCGCGAGATGGACAGCTCAAGACCTTTGAGGAGTTTGGCGGCATGGTTTTGGCAAATGCCTGTGGTCCCTGTATCGGTCAGTGGGACCGTCAGGACGTGAAGAAAGGCGAAGCCAATTCCATTCTGTCTTCCTACAACAGAAATTTCACCGGCAGAAATGACGGTAACCCTGCCACTCACTCTTTTGTTACCTCCCCTGATCTTGTAGTCGCTCTCACCATTGCCGGCAGCCTGCACTTCAATCCTCTCACTGATAAactcaaggacaaggatggCAATGAGTTTCTCCTGAAACCCCCCACTGGAGACGGGTTGCCTGTCCGAGGTTACGACCCTGGAAATAACACATACCAGGCACCTCCCAAAGATCGCATGGGTGTCACCGTGCAAGTTGCGCCAACCTCGGATCGTTTGCAGGTCCTCCAACCCTTCCAGCCTTGGAACGGAAAGGACGTCAAAGACATTCCTATCTTGATCAAGGCGAAGGGAAAAACCACTACTGACCACATCTCCATGGCGGGCCCTTGGTTGAAATACCGTGGCCACCTGGACAACATCTCCAACAACATGCTCATTGGCGCCATCAATGAGGCTAATGATGAGGCGAACAAGATCAAGAACTTTACAACTGGCGATTGGGACGCGGTCCCCGCCGTCGCACGCGACTACAAAAAGAAGGGCATCAAATGGGTCGTCATTGGTGACTGGAACTACGGCGAGGGTAGCTCTCGTGAGCATGCCGCTCTGGAGCCTCGCCACCTTGGTGGTCTTGCCATCGTTACCCGAAGCTTTGCTCGTATTCACGAAACTAACCTAAAGAAGCAAGGAATGCTTCCTCTTACTTTTGCTGACCCAGCCGATTACGACAAGATCAAGCCTGATGATAAGGTACTTGCAAATCTTTCCCTTTCCCCATCTGCGGTTGACGATTCATGTCTCCTCGTTCCTTGCTCTCCGGGACCCCTTTCGTGAATGAGTTGCACCATACTGACTTGTAGGATAGGTTGATATTCTCTGCACACAGCTCGCCGTTGGTGAGCCTATTACAATGGTGGTCCAccccaaggacggcaagtcTTTCGAGGTTCCCCTACAGCACACATTCAACGAGGCTCAGATTGAATGGTTCAAGAATGGAAGTGctctcaacaccatggccaagaccGCCTAAAAACAGTGTACAATTAGGGTGGAGTGAGATGTATTATTGGCGTCGTGGTTGAAGTATACTAGAATACCTATGTAATTGAAATTGAAGGAGCAGTGTCTGATACTATACGATGATGGAGCCTGTAAATTTACGCTGTGATCCAAACATGTTCTTCACGTCTGACGCCACTTTCTGTGTCTTTAGGGTGGAGCGGCCTATGTTGGCGATTATGACGAAAGCCCTTCAACCTGGCAATCTAAGTTGTCTGGCAGTAGGCCATTAGAGCTTGATACGGCCCTCTCTGGTTGGGCAGACGGGGAGCATGCCTTCATCGAGGTTGCCACCTCGCCGGTGCTCTGCTTATGTCAGCCAAAAACGGGTCTCTGAACTACTGGTTAGTTTCGCTCAGGAACTCGACGACGTCAGTACTGTAATGGGCTCCTGGGAACTTCGTCAAGCCGAGATGTGGCCACAGTCACTAcgtacttaggtacctacctactttaGGTACTTAAGTGCCCGCCTCTTACAGGTATCTAAGCATTGAATTTCCATACTTGTACACCTATAGAAGCTGGTAGGCGTGGTCTTGTTGACACAACACGGCTCCTACAAATTACTTCATGCTTCGTTGGCTTCAAATACACCCCCAACCGCCTAAAGTTTAACTACTTATTTTCGAGGCGGCCAACAACTAATCAAATTGTATTCAACGTCAACTTCAAGCGAACGTCTGCGGCACGGCATTTACTCGCCCCAGTCCATGTTTCACCTTTCGAGATGCATTCAATCCTACATGACGAGTTCATCTCCACAATAGCAGCTCTATCACAGGTTCCAGTGGTTCACTGCTCTATGTCAATCAGAAGAGATTGATCTCATAAGCCTGAGGGAGATATCTTTGCTGCAATTTCGAATATTCAACTGGCTACGACCGTCTGCAAAAGAGGGTTCCATTGGCCTGTTTTCTTCACACCAACAATCCAAGCCGTACTTAGGTTTCCAAGGAGCGTGATGAGCAACTTGCAAGGCATTCTTCCTATCGAAAATAACTATCACGTTCCTTCAAAAACACCTGAGCAAGAGAGCGAGAACTATGGGAACAAGCCACAAGGCTTGACACCAAAGCTAGGCGACTTCCAAAAGCTGTACGAGACTCGACCGTTGGCCGTGCCAGATCAGACGGGAACGGTTGCTTCTTATTCATCAGCAGGTACCGACGCAAAAGTGAATAAAGCCATCGATTGTAATGACTTGGCACAGCAACCATTTACAGACCAAGTGGCGAAACTGGGAGATTTTCAAAGATTGCAGATTCACCTTCACGGTCGACATCCCGTCCCTGGCCATAGTACCTTGAGAACTAGACAGCAGCTCAGCGCGGTCGAATTTAAAACAAAACCTGCGAGTTTATCGATCGGCCACAACGCTCAGAAATGTCATGGTAAAGAAAAGTGGGATGCCACAATAGTGCCACAGAACTCTCAGAGTCGTCCCTCCTGTTCTTGCTCCTGTAATGAACATCATGATCCGCAGGATACTGAGGGAACTTCTTTTCATCACTTGGGTTGTGTCGCCCAGGCGACAGATGGTTTGCTGCCAAATGATAGCTGCCTAGCATCCGGCCG from Metarhizium brunneum chromosome 2, complete sequence includes these protein-coding regions:
- the acoA gene encoding Aconitate hydratase, which codes for MLASRQVLGNLARGRVLNGASTSLRRMATVSDSSLDKKVRQNIWEDNNFINYKKMSENLAVVRSRLNRPLTYAEKILYSHLDDPHGQDIERGKSYLKLRPDRVACQDATAQMAILQFMSAGMDQVANPTTVHCDHLIEAQVGGERDLARAISINKEVYDFLSSACAKYNIGFWRPGSGIIHQIILENYAFPGGLLIGTDSHTPNGGGLGMAAIGVGGADAVDVMANLPWELKAPNVIGVKLTGQLSGWTAPKDIILKVADILTVKGGTGAIVEYHGPGVDTISCTGMASCANMGAEIGATTSVFPFNDRMYDYLAATKRKDIGDFARGYASELRADEGAEYDQLIELNLSELEPHINGPFTPDLGTPISKFSQAVKENGWPEELKVGLIGSCTNSSYEDMSRAASIARDALDHGLKAKAAFTVTPGSEQIRATIARDGQLKTFEEFGGMVLANACGPCIGQWDRQDVKKGEANSILSSYNRNFTGRNDGNPATHSFVTSPDLVVALTIAGSLHFNPLTDKLKDKDGNEFLLKPPTGDGLPVRGYDPGNNTYQAPPKDRMGVTVQVAPTSDRLQVLQPFQPWNGKDVKDIPILIKAKGKTTTDHISMAGPWLKYRGHLDNISNNMLIGAINEANDEANKIKNFTTGDWDAVPAVARDYKKKGIKWVVIGDWNYGEGSSREHAALEPRHLGGLAIVTRSFARIHETNLKKQGMLPLTFADPADYDKIKPDDKVDILCTQLAVGEPITMVVHPKDGKSFEVPLQHTFNEAQIEWFKNGSALNTMAKTA